ATGAATGGGCAAATACTCTTAAGATAATAGCAAAATTACTAACTGCTTCACTATAAATGCAGAGATGAACTAGAAAAGGCCTCTCAGACACCACTATTCTTCCTATCAAAGCTCAcccttaaattttcttttcttcttagcCCTCCTCCTCTTCCTCTCTGCCTGAGTAACTTCTGCTTCTTCTTTAATGTCCCCTTTGCCAGAGAAGACTTCCTCAGGAGCCAGCATGGCTGCATCTGAAACTGCCGTCGGTGCAATCTACCCATGGAAGATATCATGTGTGCCAGTAAGTCACAAGTCACTAATAAGTTCAGACCAAAGACAATAAGCAAAGCTCTTTACCTCTTCCATAGCAAGAGCAGGAACATTAGCTTGAATAGACATGTCCTCTATAACCTAGTCAAGTCAACATGTAagggattaattttaaaataaaaaatgaaactcAAAATTCCTTATAAAAAGCATTATTATAATAATTGTGATGCATACAGGTTTTGGAGCAAAATGGAAGTGAGAGAGAGCATCCAACTTCAAGCACAGTTTCTTGAACAGAATACTTGCCTAGCAAAGAAAATGCCAACAACAGGATTAATTAAATCAAAGATATACGTTTTGACTTCAAAAAAAAAATGGATACACAAGAAAGAACTCTGGAGCCCGGAGACTGGGCAAAGATATGACAATTAGCAACAAAGGCAGGGTAAGAATAGAACAGATAAAGAATACAACATAGAAGTCTACCTCCTTCTTCTGTTCATCAGAGAAAGATATTGGAGCAGCAGCTGGATTTGTCTTCTGAATATATTCTTCCTGCAAATAATTAAGTGAAATTTAGTTTCAATGTTCAGATTCTGATAACAGAAGTATGATAAAGTCCGAAATGATTGCAAACAGTATAACATCCAGTCTACAGGATTAGAAACCCAACAACATATCATTTTTGCGATAGACAAACCTCATAAACTTCAGCAAGACCCTTCTTGCTCTTATTCTCATCCTGCAATTTTAAGAAAATTCCAGCTTTAATAATTAATTCTctatgataagataaagtataACAGGAACTTAACAAACTACCACTTTCAACAGCATGGTGCTTACCAATTGTTTTACTTCTTTTGGTGCTGTAGAGGGTAAACTAGAAACCTTTTGAATGTCATCGAACCGTCCCTAGAAACATCAGAgagattttttattattaaaattcataatgtagtTTACATGTATCCAAAAATTATACTCTATAGTGAATGAACAAGCAGTGTGCAATGGGTGCAATCTATCTGCAATAGTAAGTAGACTAGTAGCATGAACTAAACAAAATGAAAAATCTTCCATCCAGAAATTATTCACAATACTTCCAGTATTGCCAGTCACAGAAGACGCAAATGTATTTCTAAAAGCACCAGATAGGATTTAAGTTCTCTTTGTCATGAAATGTCACCTTATCACCAAATTTTAGATTGTAACTGTTCAGTAACTAATTCAGAAATTCATCTGGAGGAATATGAAGTTCACCTCAATGATCCTCTGTTTAATCATATCTTCAATTGATGCAGTAATCTCCTCTGTGATTACTGGGGCGGGCCTTACGTTGTGCTCAAAATCCAAATCGACCTCTAAGGCACTATTCTTGGGCCTGCTAGCGGCCGTGACCTGTTGTTAGTatccatgattaaaaaaaaaaaaaaagctatttaATATATGGATTTGATTTATATCCAATAAGAACATTTTATGGCATTGCACTGAATTACAACAGTGATTTTGTAAAACACAATGCATAAAATAACAATCACCTCTCCCCGCATTGTCCATGTTTTTGGCTCCAAATTTGCTTTCTCCATCTGCTCTATCTCAGATTGAAGCTTCTCAAGTTGCTTTTCATGGGTAGAAAGACCACCCTTTTtctgtaaagaaaaaaaaaacaaaagaaaagaaaagaaaagaataacAATGATAATTTATATGCACGCATTTCCAAAGATAAGATTAATTTTAGGTATATGTGTATTTCCAAAGGTAAGATTATACTGCCAAGACGCTGCAAAAACTTTCATTCAACATAAGTAGATATACATACACAATACATTACCTCAACAGCACCATCATCATTTAAGCCTGAGTCTTCATCAGACCCATTTGATAAACTGGATTTTCTTTTTGGGACTGTCTTCTTTTTAGCACCAAAGAAATCTTCATATCTAAAACCAAAGAATTGGAAAGGAGTCAGAGTTGTGGCGGCAATCACAGTGTAGCTATTTCAGTGTGCAGTACTTGTATCATCTGCGTGATTGTCATGGCTGAAATACCATTCATCCCTTTTTGtgctaattttcaattttatcttAAAGTTTATAATGAGTAGCTGTTGTATCCAGAGTAGAATCATGATCTAGGGCCTAAGGGATAAATCTCattggaaaaaagaaaataattaaaaagaagcAGCATATTAACAGACTCTAAAGTGGAATGAACCCATTCTCACTCACAtcattttattcatcaaataACCTCCTTATACATGAACAACCGATTCCATAATAAAAGGAATCACAATCTTATGACTAACCAAAACTCCTAATATCAAGAATCAAATATTAACTAATCTCAGAAGAGGAGGATTCTTAACAAAAATCCACAATCATAAAATCTCATGAAACTAACTCTAAAAATATGGAACTAAATCTAAAAATCTGAAATCATTAACAAACAAATAAAGCTTAGGTCAGCTCATAGTTGAATTAATTCCAACATCTCCTCCCTTAATTCAATATGGGTTCATCATGGAAAATTCCTTGATATATTTTTTGTATTCTTGTGTTGGATCACTTCTCTCTAGCAGAGTTGTTGGTTGATTATCTTGGAAAACTTCTCTCCAATCTCCATTGCTTATGCACTTCTCATCAATACTTCTTGTTAATGCACTTCTCATCTTTGTTAATGCACAACACTTCTCATCAAACATTTTCTTGAAGCACTTCTCTCCAATAATCCCATGAAAATTTTCATGCACTTTTCACTATAAACCTTTTTTTAATAGAAACTCCTAAACATGTATCACGCACATTCACAAATCTCATATTTCCAAGttgtgttttatatatatatatatatatattttttggagAAGATTTCTCACAATTTTTTCTCTCAAAAAACACTATTTTTTTCTCACATACCCCATAAAATCATTGAAGCTCTGATACCGCATATTGGGGGTTTGGGGCCCAAGGGTAACCTTATAAAGACGAAGCATCTTAAGAGATTTTGAAGTGGAATGAACTCATTCTCACTCACACTATTTTATTCACTGAATAAAATCCTTATATGCTAGTACGTAAACAATCAATTCCACAATAAAAAGGAATCACAATCTTATGACTAACCAAAACTCCTAATATTAAAGACTAGGTCAGCCCATAGTTAAATTAATTCCAACACATCTATGCTGAAATAATATTGAATTGGCCAGACATGGCTAAGATAGCCTTAGTAGGATTTAAATCATTTGAATGAATTTCACACAAAGCAGTCTAACCCTAAAATGTTGTTGTTTTGCATATTGGGAGAGAGAAAAGGATCTAAGGGATTAGAAGGCTTCATGTGAGCATCATTTAAGAATCCAATCTTATTCAACTTGCCTAGTCAtcctagcataccaattcatcatcCATAAACAATGCCTCATTGAATGATTCCTAAACATTGTTACTGGCTGTAAAGTCTCTGATAAATTGTTAATTAAAAGCAGCAGACAAAACTGAAATATTTGGCCCAAAATTCAGGATTTTTGTGATCATTGCAGCTGTTATATTATATCCTTTCTCTCTCAAATCTCTTTTTCAAATGCCTGTCACAAACTGTTTGGCAAAAAAATGATACATAACAGCCACTATTTGAAAGCCTGATTGAAACAGCCATACAACTGGTAATACTGCAATACACCAACAGAGCTGCTAGCAGCAATAAAATTGTGGCATTGCTAGTTGCAGTGATGATGGTTTTTACATCATAATGAGGATGATGCAATGAAATGGGAAACTTTTGTttatatataaagaaatatactttTAATTACTGTGGTATAAGCATGCAACTATAATACTGTAGTTGGTATTCTGTCAGATAATGAACTGCATTGGATCAGAATAAGCAAGAAAGCAAATAGATAGAATTAGTACCTAGCATTTTCCTCTGCATCTTCATATTCATCATCAAGCTGCAAAATCACATTTTGGAATAAGCAAAGAACATGAACCagaaagcaaaaagaaaaaaTTCTAACAGAAGGAAGAAAGCAACAaaagagagaaggaagagaagcctTTTCGCGTGCATAATCAACAAGTCATCAAATATATTATGAAGTCAATTTTCTGTttgattagggttttgaacagaCGCTGTGGATTTCACCAAACGAGAGAAGCCAACATTCTTACGAAAATATGATCATACCAACTTCTAAATCAAAAGTAGAAAAATTCCCAAcccaaatattaaaaaaaaattaaaattaaaattaagtattgATACAGCACCTcgtcatcatcatcatcctctTCCTCTtcgtcctcctcctcctcctcctcctcctcttcttcttctagcTTCAGCTCaccctttttcttctttctatcCAATCCATATTCCCTTGCCTCATCCTCCTCCAAATACTCTTCCAATTCCTTTATCTTCAAAAACTTATCCTCTATTCCTTCTCCACCTTTCCCCTCCACCATTTCACCACTCTCATCTTCACTCTCTCCCTTCTCACTCTCTCTTCTTCCaccttcctcttcctcttcctcatCATCAAATTcatccatatccatatccatgTCATCGTCATCAACATCATCATCAAAGCGTTTGGTTTCCTTCTCTTCTAGAATCTTCCTTTCCCCATCAAGGAACTCATTCTCCTTCTTCAAGACTATCTTGCTCTCCTCGGGATGCTtctccaagtgcttgacttgtcgacgGAGGGTGGAGAGCAGAGGCTGCGAAAGCAGGTCAATTTGCTGCCAAATCTGCTCGGCATCAAAGCCATCAGTTAAAAGTTGATCGAACGGCGATTTGGGAGCGTATGGTTTGAGGCAAGAGAATAGGTGTTGAGACGCCGTCCGCGCTGTTTGGGAGAGCGTGGGCGATGGTGCCAACAATGCTGGAGGGTCCGTGGATTTCAGGTGGTGCAGGGCTTCCATCCCTGTTTCGCTTGGTTTAGCCATTCCCAAATTTGATCGATATCTGCACGCCTGTGTGCGCCTGTGTTTAAAGTTGGGGTTAGGGTTTTAGGCTTTAGCCTTTGTTTCTGCGTGAGGTTTACGGGGTTGCGAATGCAAATAAAATATATCCTTGGTTAATTCGttattattaacaaaataaaCGGTGGATTACTAGATTATTAAGATAAGTAAATCTATGGTTTATTTTGTAATTTTGGAGGAAAAATGAAAGTGCCTCTTTCATAGCATTTTATTGTTGGATTTATAATTTCTCTATATTACACTTTAATTAGTTGTATTAAATGTGCATTATgggaattattttttatttattttaataatataatttaatatttaattttatatttttaaaattatatttaaattttgttaatattaaaatttttatttaattatattaaatataaattaaattttattaaatttttaaacatTAGCATCATTAATGATGAGAGAGATATGAATAAAAATGACACTTCTGTAAAAACATTTATTACTTAATTTCTTTggtaaatatatttttatcatttaatatcaataattattaaaataaaattattaagtcaAACATatctaatattaataattaaatttataattaaaaaaataaaataaaatttctacaCAATTAGGCTTATctaatatttttttcaataaatatatttttaaattttaaatattttttataactaacaattaaaatataaaaaaacagttaaattaaaatttaaatattttttactatttaaatttaaaatattttatatttttaagttaaatcaGCTTCaaagataatattttttataagtgACATATATTAGTGATAACTGTATTTAAAAAATGagaaatgataaaattttaaattattttcttaaatacaTGTCATGTTTttatgagtatatatatatatatatatatatatataatttacattatattataatttagtgtttaaattttttaaaattaattatttaatcctttaattttaaattatatcacactttaattttataattttaatatataaaataatttaattattctattaatagataaaattattataaatattaaaattatagagactaaattattttatatattaaaattaaataaattaaataattaatttctaaaaatttaaaaattagagtgtaatatataatatgatataaaattaaaggacataataattaattttcaaaatttaaagattaaaatatatatagaacaaaatctaaaaaattaaattgtaaattttttttattgtttaatttttcatttttagaaAAAACAACTTACTGTTCCAAAATAAAGTTGTACACAAATTTAACTCaacatgaaatgataaaaatccaTATTAACTAAAAAAAACTAATTTTATGAGACACAAAAAATTTAATTGGTTTGATTTTTATTGCCTAATGACATGTTGCCAAgtcaaataaaattattaatgtaGCGGTAGTAGACTTGTCATCAAATTGAAAATTATGAGTTAATTTAAATGATCTAATTGCTTATCtatcattatttattttttttattaggtaGAAAGATTGAAAATTAAAGACTTAaacttaattatattaaattgagtattatattttcaattattgaataaattaaattagactgtttatttatcatattattgtcttgttttcattttttttttgtattactcttaatttttaaagttatttctcaaagttattatgttctcttttttgataaaaatatatttacttttattttcatattaaatataattaaaataaaaatatttttaatctctTATG
Above is a genomic segment from Hevea brasiliensis isolate MT/VB/25A 57/8 chromosome 17, ASM3005281v1, whole genome shotgun sequence containing:
- the LOC110642810 gene encoding M phase phosphoprotein 10 isoform X1, with translation MAKPSETGMEALHHLKSTDPPALLAPSPTLSQTARTASQHLFSCLKPYAPKSPFDQLLTDGFDAEQIWQQIDLLSQPLLSTLRRQVKHLEKHPEESKIVLKKENEFLDGERKILEEKETKRFDDDVDDDDMDMDMDEFDDEEEEEEGGRRESEKGESEDESGEMVEGKGGEGIEDKFLKIKELEEYLEEDEAREYGLDRKKKKGELKLEEEEEEEEEEEDEEEEDDDDDELDDEYEDAEENARYEDFFGAKKKTVPKRKSSLSNGSDEDSGLNDDGAVEKKGGLSTHEKQLEKLQSEIEQMEKANLEPKTWTMRGEVTAASRPKNSALEVDLDFEHNVRPAPVITEEITASIEDMIKQRIIEGRFDDIQKVSSLPSTAPKEVKQLDENKSKKGLAEVYEEEYIQKTNPAAAPISFSDEQKKEASILFKKLCLKLDALSHFHFAPKPVIEDMSIQANVPALAMEEIAPTAVSDAAMLAPEEVFSGKGDIKEEAEVTQAERKRRRAKKKRKFKAEAVKRMTKKARDNTALLNHNEGNHLSVPNGGLFS
- the LOC110642810 gene encoding M phase phosphoprotein 10 isoform X2 gives rise to the protein MAKPSETGMEALHHLKSTDPPALLAPSPTLSQTARTASQHLFSCLKPYAPKSPFDQLLTDGFDAEQIWQQIDLLSQPLLSTLRRQVKHLEKHPEESKIVLKKENEFLDGERKILEEKETKRFDDDVDDDDMDMDMDEFDDEEEEEEGGRRESEKGESEDESGEMVEGKGGEGIEDKFLKIKELEEYLEEDEAREYGLDRKKKKGELKLEEEEEEEEEEEDEEEEDDDDDELDDEYEDAEENASFRYEDFFGAKKKTVPKRKSSLSNGSDEDSGLNDDGAVEKKGGLSTHEKQLEKLQSEIEQMEKANLEPKTWTMRGEVTAASRPKNSALEVDLDFEHNVRPAPVITEEITASIEDMIKQRIIEGRFDDIQKVSSLPSTAPKEVKQLDENKSKKGLAEVYEEEYIQKTNPAAAPISFSDEQKKEASILFKKLCLKLDALSHFHFAPKPVIEDMSIQANVPALAMEEIAPTAVSDAAMLAPEEVFSGKGDIKEEAEVTQAERKRRRAKKKRKFKAEAVKRMTKKARDNTALLNHNEGE